A stretch of DNA from Leopardus geoffroyi isolate Oge1 chromosome B3, O.geoffroyi_Oge1_pat1.0, whole genome shotgun sequence:
GTCAAAGATGTGATGTTGATTACAATTTGGTTGATGAATGGCTTACACTGAATATTATAGGCAAATGACTTTCTGATAAAAAATAGCCATACGATAATGATTGAATTTACTTCaaagtatttttgtatatagCCAGTTAGACTTGATAAAATATGAGTTCAGTGACTATTCCATTCAAGATGATGGAAACTGCAAAAAGTCAGATGGTAAATGTCACACTGCAAGGAGTAATTAGCATTTTgatggatgtaaaaaaaaaaaaaaaccttccagcTGATTCTGTACAGTTATCTTAAGAAGGTGTTTAAAGTATGGTTTAAATTATGCAATTTTTAGTAatcttttatttgaatataatattGGTATACACAGTTATGGGCTAATTTTTAGGGTACACGTCCTTATTTTAGTCAACATTTTGTGTGGAGTTTTGTGTAACGTTGGAGTATCAACATAAAATGAGAGTGgctaggtagctcagtcacttaagtgactcttgattttggctcaggtcatgatctcacaatttggttcatgggatggagccccgagtggggctctgtgctgacagcgcatagcttgcttaggattctctttctccctctctctctgtccctccccgacttgcatgcatgcatgagcacactctctctctcgaaataaacattaagaaaagaaagatatttaaaaaaaaaaaaagatgagaacagTGGTCTGTAATTCAGTGGGGTTTGGTTGTAGCCTAAGGGTTTAAGAGAAGAATGTTGGCTGTCCATAGGCCCTTGgattgcttccatttcttggccATCGTGAATAACGGTGCTGTGAACGTGAGTGTTTGGTCGCTATTTTTAAGCaagcaaatctttatttttttcttccttcaagtacttgtatggtttcatttttttgcttttagataTCTGATTCATTTGAGGTTTATTGTGGCTTCCAGTGCAAGGAGTAGGtccagttttatcttttttcccccaaatgactATCTCGTTGTTCCAGTACCATCTATTGAAAACTCATTGTTTCTCAGTGATTTGAGATGCCACCTTTATCATGTATTAAATCAAGCTTTGTATTGAATTTCAATTCTGTCCCTTTGGTCTCCCTGCCCTACACATAGCACTGGCATACAGTTTTAGAGTCTACTTTAATACCTAGTAGGGGAATCTCTGGTAGGATGAAGAGTAGAGAGCTTTGCCCTGAGAAGAGATATGTCTTTCTACCCTTCTCCCAGGTGGTAGGGGGAGGAGAAATGAGGGAATGGATGGCCGGGAGGAAGGAAGTAGCTCATCCTGATCTCCAGAGTGGTGTGGGAGGGGTTAATTTGTCCTGGGGAAGAACCCCATTTTCCTGGAGGAGCCCAGACTCTGTCCTGGCATGTGCTTGTTGTGTACCGAATGATGTTTAATGAACCCATGAAAAGTCAGTTAATTCCACTCTAGACATGGACATTTATTAAGGCTCTGGCCACCCCCTCTGGAGCCGCCCCAGAGCAGAATCAGTCACAGCGGCGTCCAGGTCTGGTTCTGCTGCTTGAAGCGTTCCATTGTTCTGCTTATCCAGTTCACGAAGCTGGACACCCTGGTGAAGACTGCGGGAGGAATCCCCCTCCTGTCTCCATAGGAGACAATCCCCTCGGCCACATTGTTACATATCAGGGGGCCTCCGGAGTCCCCCTGTGGACAAGGAGAGGAAAAGACCTTAAACCAGACCTCTGGGCTCCTGCTGCCCTAAGGCCTGGCTCTCAGAGAAAGCAGGGGTGAGTCGGGGGAGGATGGAAGGGTGGTGGAAGTATGGAAGTCAACCTTCCGGTCTTTCCATGGTTGGGCTTCAGGCCTGGCTAGCGTTACTGTCTCTAGCTCAACCCAAGTCAGGGTGCCTTTGCCTTCTCCAGGAAAACACTGCACACGTATATGTTGTGTGCCCAGTGCTCCTCCCGTTACCCTAGAGACCAGATTGATGGGAAAAGACCCTACCTCCCTCTGCTCTGACCCCTCCAGACTGACGCCGTGGGGAATAGCCTGTTTCGACTGCCCAGCCTGTCAGGCAGTATTGGCAGATGCCCATGGCCTTACCAGGAAGGCGGACTTCCTCGAACTTGGGTTTCCCACACAAATTTGTGTTTGGCCGGTGTAGAAACTGAAGCGATCGCGGCACCTGCTATCCCTCTGCACGGTTAGCTGCACCTCCTGGAGTCTGTCTGTACTCCTGCTCAGGCTCACCAGGCCCCAGCCTGCCACGGTGCACACGGCCCCAGGTCTCAGTCTGGCCTGTGCCTGAGGCAGAGACACTGTCCTCACAGCTTCACTCTGTTGGATTCTGTTTTCCAGctggcaggagaaggggagggggcactCAGGGGCGGTGTGTGCAGCACACCGTCCCCACCCTGcagctctgcccctgcctcctcctcagcctcccagGATGGCCAGGCCCCCCTGCACTGGGAGTGGACTGGCTCAGCAGGAGAACTGGAGGGTGGGGCGGGCCGTACCTGCAGTAACATGATGTCATTCACGTTGCTCTGTTGATTGTAGTCAGGGTGGCGGATGGCTCTGAGCACAGACCTGCGCTGCTGggttctttcctccctcctgatGTTGTGGGCCCCCAGGATGACGGTGATAGGACTGCAAAGGAGAGGTGGCCTAGGGGTAGGCGTGAGCCTCAGGAGCTCAGCACGCAGGCTCTGCAGGCCAGGTGGACGGCCCAGGGCGGCAAGACTGCAGCCGAGGGAACCAAGGGGACAGGAGGGTTTCAGGGGCcgagtcctctgtgcttctccTCAGCCCTGAGCTGAGGGTGGTGGGGGACGCAGTGACTGAGCCTTGCTTCCCCTGGAATAAGTTGAGAAATAGCTTGAACTCCTATTTTGAGCCCTACTGTGTGCTTtcatctcctcctcctgctcttttTGATCAtgtcctccttttctcttcattcacCCTGGCCCGTTCTCCACCCCCAAATCCCACTCGTCTCTTTTTCCCCTTCGTTGCTGGAAG
This window harbors:
- the LOC123583478 gene encoding cathepsin G-like, yielding MQLLLFLMAFLLPPGAGAGEIIGGQEARPHSRPYMAFLIIQTPVGYSTCGGFLVREDFVLTAAHCWGSPITVILGAHNIRREERTQQRRSVLRAIRHPDYNQQSNVNDIMLLQLENRIQQSEAVRTVSLPQAQARLRPGAVCTVAGWGLVSLSRSTDRLQEVQLTVQRDSRCRDRFSFYTGQTQICVGNPSSRKSAFLGDSGGPLICNNVAEGIVSYGDRRGIPPAVFTRVSSFVNWISRTMERFKQQNQTWTPL